A single window of Nicotiana sylvestris chromosome 3, ASM39365v2, whole genome shotgun sequence DNA harbors:
- the LOC138887817 gene encoding uncharacterized protein has product MRVDASIAQSSRSATGSSLSVCPLGQGPQAPMSRGRGRGGTSSSSSPQSRIYALARRQDHESSPDVVTGILSISSYDVYALIDPGFTLSYITPLVAGKFGIKLELVKPFEVSTPVGDSMIAKQIYRGCIIVVHGRPTVADLIKLDMVEFDVIMGMDWLASCHANVDCRLKIVQFQFPGEPILEWKGNTALSRGRFICYLKARKMIRKRCIYDLVQVQDVEVESPTIQSIHVMNEFPDVFPDELPSLPLEGEIEFSIDLLLDTHPISIYPYRMAPAKLKELKE; this is encoded by the coding sequence ATGAGAgttgatgcaagcatagctcaatCGTCGAGATCTGCAACTGGTTCGTCATTATCAGTATGCCCCCTTGGGcaaggtccccaagcaccaatgagtcgtggtagaggcagaggtggaacatctagctcgagcagccctcaaagccgcatttatgcgttggcaAGACGACAGGACCatgagtcatcgcctgatgttgttacaggtatattatcaatctcctcatatgatgtatatgcactgattgacccaggtttCACCTTATCATACATTACTCCATTAGTTGctggtaagtttggaataaaacttgaattggttaaaccttttgaggtatctacacctgttggggactcgatGATAGCTAAGCaaatatataggggttgtataatagtagttcatggtcgacctaccgtagcagacttaattaagttagatatggtagaatttgatgttataatgggtatggattggttggcttcttgtcatgccaacgttgattgtagattaAAGATAGTCCAgtttcaatttccaggggagcctattttggagtggaaaggtaacacggcattgtcgagaggtagatttatttgctatctcaaggcaaggaagatgatcagaaagcgTTGCATTTATGACTTAGTTcaggttcaggatgtggaagtggagtcaccaaccattcagtccattcATGTGatgaatgagtttcccgatgttttcccCGATGAGCTTCCGAGTCTCCCACTAGAgggagaaattgagttttctattgatcTACTActagatactcacccaatatctatttatccctatagaatggcccccgcaaaactgaaagagttaaaagaataa